One Streptomyces hundungensis DNA segment encodes these proteins:
- a CDS encoding helix-turn-helix transcriptional regulator, whose translation MTEHPHETSLLPGRATELRTLRESVLAAVSGRPALIHLAGESGIGKTSLIQALTGMCFGFPVLVSTACGSPLERDFSFGVVRRLFGDLLATTDEPVREALLDQAGPAARLVLDEASFEAPRTSTYTTHHALFRLVAKLAERSPLLLAVDDAHAADAPSMRFLAYAARRLADRPISLLISTTDGERLYAEEPLLALTGQARELRPAPMSDEDVAEVVHRSVGRTSADVVGACAELTRGNPFLLTELMRVLGQSRTACDQLSAATVRRLGSPAVATRLRARLRARPDSEALAQAVAVLGDGAEFDVAADLAGLTPDEAARALDTLAAMSVVPNSLPLAFTHSFVRNAVLDSVPVGARLTAHGRAAQLLRATQAPSEQIAAHLLRSGSSVTPWAGAELRRAATLAAGRGAPDIAATYLRHALKQPSSARERSAMLCELGSAELSYAPHDGIDHLRAALAIATDARQAAQATLRLVPALCMLAAHEEASRLADAAIARLGDLDPDLAWRLEAAAMMSEFLRLPTVPTALHRMERMERPALGDLALRRAQQGMLATMAGWRGEQREQVVRCAREAVLGADQNFFRPPSYYALFALARTDASAAIDEVFAAADRVAERSGWPRAMAIMAMSHGLKALHCGDLTEAARRFASALEAFEGYGIDARGDHCAVTCAVWYTDVLVSLGRLEQARALLDHYPWVAEDVPETLEYTFLLYARGRLRLAEGDAQGAVDDLEECGRRATAWQMVNPAILPWRSRAAAAHIALGRRERARELAEEDLVPARAWGTARVVGVAQHTLAMAVGGPESKALLTEAVASLAASPYRLGHAAALLDLAALLHGEGAVGEARAAAQRAVALASECGAEPLVRRGEELLASMCGGRRRGRRAETPYGLTPQEHQVALAAARGATNRQIAQDLCVTVRNVEFHLSGAYRKLGVKRQGLGAVLLANVGPQVAVETRELAGAGSH comes from the coding sequence ATGACTGAGCACCCGCACGAGACGTCGTTGCTGCCAGGGCGCGCGACGGAGCTGCGCACCCTGCGGGAGAGCGTCCTCGCCGCCGTCTCCGGGCGGCCCGCGCTCATTCACCTCGCGGGCGAGTCGGGCATCGGGAAGACCTCGCTGATCCAGGCACTCACCGGTATGTGCTTCGGCTTCCCGGTCCTGGTGAGCACCGCGTGCGGATCCCCGCTGGAGCGGGACTTCTCCTTCGGCGTGGTCCGCCGACTGTTCGGCGACCTCCTCGCCACGACCGACGAGCCCGTCCGCGAGGCGCTGCTGGACCAGGCGGGCCCCGCGGCGCGGCTCGTGCTGGACGAGGCGTCCTTCGAGGCGCCCCGCACCAGTACGTACACGACGCATCACGCGCTGTTCCGGCTGGTGGCCAAGCTCGCCGAGCGCTCACCCCTGCTGCTCGCCGTCGACGACGCCCACGCCGCGGACGCCCCCTCGATGCGCTTCCTCGCGTATGCCGCCCGCCGGCTCGCCGACCGCCCCATCAGCCTGCTGATCTCCACCACGGACGGCGAGCGGCTCTACGCCGAGGAGCCCCTGCTCGCCCTCACCGGCCAGGCGCGCGAACTGCGGCCTGCCCCCATGAGCGACGAAGACGTGGCCGAGGTCGTGCACCGGTCGGTGGGGCGTACGAGTGCGGACGTGGTCGGGGCGTGTGCCGAACTGACCCGGGGGAACCCTTTCCTGCTCACGGAGTTGATGCGCGTCCTGGGGCAGTCACGGACCGCGTGCGACCAGCTCAGCGCCGCCACGGTGCGCCGGCTCGGATCCCCGGCCGTGGCGACGCGGCTGCGCGCCCGGCTGCGGGCCCGCCCCGACTCCGAGGCCCTGGCCCAGGCCGTCGCCGTCCTCGGCGACGGCGCCGAGTTCGACGTCGCCGCCGACCTCGCGGGCCTGACACCGGACGAGGCGGCCCGCGCCCTGGACACGCTCGCGGCGATGTCGGTGGTGCCCAACTCCCTTCCGCTGGCCTTCACGCACTCCTTCGTACGCAACGCCGTTCTGGACAGCGTTCCGGTCGGCGCGCGGCTGACCGCGCACGGCCGGGCCGCACAGCTGCTGCGCGCAACCCAGGCCCCGTCCGAGCAGATCGCCGCCCATCTCCTGCGGTCGGGGTCCTCGGTCACGCCGTGGGCGGGCGCGGAACTGCGGCGCGCGGCCACGCTCGCGGCGGGCCGCGGGGCACCGGACATCGCGGCGACCTATCTGCGCCACGCCCTGAAGCAGCCCTCCTCCGCCCGCGAGCGCAGCGCCATGCTCTGTGAGCTGGGCAGCGCCGAGTTGTCGTACGCGCCGCACGACGGCATCGACCATCTGCGTGCGGCCCTCGCGATCGCCACCGACGCCCGCCAGGCGGCCCAGGCCACGCTCCGTCTGGTGCCCGCGCTGTGCATGCTCGCGGCGCACGAGGAGGCCTCGCGGTTGGCGGACGCGGCCATCGCCCGCCTCGGCGACCTGGACCCGGATCTCGCGTGGCGGCTGGAGGCGGCGGCCATGATGTCGGAGTTCCTGCGGCTGCCCACAGTCCCCACCGCCCTGCACCGCATGGAACGCATGGAGCGCCCCGCGCTCGGTGACCTCGCCCTGCGGCGTGCCCAGCAGGGGATGCTCGCCACCATGGCGGGCTGGCGGGGGGAGCAGCGCGAACAGGTGGTGCGCTGCGCTCGCGAGGCCGTCCTCGGCGCCGACCAGAACTTCTTCCGGCCCCCGTCGTACTATGCGCTGTTCGCTCTCGCGCGTACCGACGCCTCGGCCGCCATCGACGAGGTGTTCGCCGCCGCCGACCGCGTCGCCGAGCGCAGTGGATGGCCGCGGGCCATGGCCATCATGGCGATGTCCCACGGGCTCAAGGCACTGCACTGCGGGGACCTGACCGAGGCGGCCCGTCGTTTCGCCTCGGCCCTGGAGGCCTTCGAGGGGTACGGGATCGATGCGCGCGGCGACCACTGCGCCGTCACCTGCGCGGTCTGGTACACCGATGTGCTCGTCTCCCTCGGTCGGCTGGAGCAGGCACGCGCCCTCCTCGACCACTACCCGTGGGTGGCCGAGGACGTGCCGGAGACCTTGGAGTACACCTTCCTGCTGTACGCACGGGGTCGGCTGCGCCTGGCCGAGGGCGACGCGCAGGGCGCCGTGGACGACCTGGAGGAGTGCGGCCGGCGCGCGACCGCCTGGCAGATGGTCAACCCGGCCATCCTGCCCTGGCGTTCACGTGCCGCTGCGGCCCACATCGCGCTCGGGCGGCGCGAGCGCGCCCGTGAGCTCGCCGAGGAGGATCTGGTGCCGGCCCGCGCCTGGGGGACGGCCCGTGTCGTCGGCGTCGCCCAGCACACGCTGGCCATGGCGGTGGGGGGACCCGAGAGCAAGGCGCTGCTGACGGAGGCGGTCGCGTCCTTGGCCGCCTCTCCGTACCGCCTGGGTCACGCCGCGGCGCTCCTCGACCTGGCGGCGCTGCTGCACGGCGAGGGCGCGGTCGGCGAGGCCCGCGCGGCTGCGCAGCGGGCGGTCGCCCTGGCGTCCGAGTGCGGGGCCGAGCCGCTGGTGCGGCGTGGCGAGGAGCTGCTCGCCTCGATGTGCGGCGGGCGGCGCAGGGGGCGGCGGGCCGAGACTCCGTACGGGCTCACCCCCCAGGAGCACCAGGTCGCGCTCGCCGCGGCGCGGGGTGCCACGAACCGGCAGATCGCCCAGGACCTCTGCGTCACGGTCCGCAATGTGGAGTTCCACCTCTCCGGCGCTTACCGCAAGTTGGGGGTCAAGCGGCAGGGGCTCGGAGCGGTGCTGTTGGCGAACGTCGGACCCCAAGTGGCGGTCGAGACACGGGAGTTGGCGGGGGCTGGCAGCCACTGA
- a CDS encoding sensor histidine kinase codes for MNPALPKRLTSSQWRVVFLLGPVILGVGDAFIAPANVRMSAVEWALSVGAGLALIIRLRMPVLTLLITLPGQFMGTAWMAGLIALYTLSRFRPGRRLLLTCTLLVIVVKVLPYPLEAAELRTRLANLVWLEDALGAPIAAVALGRAVALRCELAERLRELTEGRSREDRLLAEQVLATERTQLAREMHDVVAHQVSLISVQAGALRVSAGDFAVREAADTIRTLSVRTLEELRHMVGVLRAAGGRTLDPRPQPRLSDLPRLIAESALDVDADMAYEGCAPCPEGVERAAFRIVQEALTNVRKHAPGAKVWIQLRCTEGELRVEIRNAAAAPGAAALDLPSGGHGLVGLSERVHLLGGFFSAGPGDAGGFRVSATIPIPSTTPEDAPRVPDASRTPDTEPPK; via the coding sequence ATGAATCCGGCCCTGCCCAAGCGGCTCACATCGTCACAGTGGCGAGTGGTCTTCCTGCTCGGACCGGTGATCCTCGGCGTCGGCGACGCCTTCATCGCGCCCGCGAACGTGAGGATGTCCGCGGTGGAGTGGGCGCTCTCGGTGGGGGCGGGGCTCGCGTTGATCATCCGGCTGCGCATGCCGGTCCTCACGCTGCTCATCACCCTGCCGGGCCAGTTCATGGGTACGGCCTGGATGGCCGGGCTGATCGCCCTGTACACCCTCAGCCGTTTCCGACCGGGCCGCCGTCTCCTGCTGACCTGCACCCTGCTCGTGATCGTCGTGAAGGTTCTGCCCTACCCGCTGGAAGCGGCGGAGCTACGCACCAGGCTCGCGAATCTTGTGTGGCTGGAGGACGCTCTCGGTGCGCCCATCGCCGCGGTCGCGCTCGGCCGCGCCGTCGCTCTGCGCTGTGAGCTCGCGGAGCGGTTGAGGGAACTCACCGAGGGGCGCAGCAGGGAGGACCGCCTTCTTGCCGAGCAGGTCCTCGCCACGGAGCGCACCCAGCTCGCCCGCGAGATGCACGATGTGGTGGCCCACCAGGTCAGCCTCATCAGCGTGCAGGCCGGTGCACTGCGGGTGAGCGCCGGGGACTTCGCGGTACGGGAGGCGGCCGACACCATCCGCACCCTCTCCGTCAGGACCCTCGAAGAACTGCGCCACATGGTCGGCGTGCTGCGGGCCGCGGGCGGACGCACCCTGGACCCCCGGCCCCAGCCCCGCCTCTCCGACCTGCCCAGGCTCATCGCCGAGAGCGCGCTCGACGTGGATGCGGACATGGCGTACGAGGGGTGCGCCCCCTGTCCTGAAGGCGTGGAGCGAGCCGCGTTCCGCATCGTCCAGGAGGCCCTGACCAACGTCCGCAAACACGCTCCCGGGGCCAAGGTGTGGATCCAACTGCGGTGCACGGAGGGCGAGTTGCGGGTGGAGATCCGCAACGCGGCCGCCGCACCGGGCGCCGCCGCCCTCGACCTGCCGAGCGGCGGCCACGGCCTCGTCGGGCTGAGCGAACGCGTGCACCTGTTGGGGGGATTCTTCAGCGCGGGCCCGGGCGACGCCGGTGGGTTCCGTGTCAGCGCCACCATCCCGATCCCCTCCACCACACCGGAGGACGCACCCCGGGTCCCGGACGCGAGCCGGACGCCGGACACGGAACCGCCGAAGTGA
- a CDS encoding glycoside hydrolase domain-containing protein, which translates to MSDKPRKPAHRLSKRNRYIAWGAAGVAVAATGGIIAQSASATTVWPAQKTFTGLAFDTCTAPSAAAMNAWKGGSYGAAAVYVGGKNRGCSQPNLTAPWVKTVTAQGWKLIPLYVGAQPFCQTGSSPEKMTASNASSLGATDGADAVAKASALGMKQGSAIYLDMESYDTKNVSCNNAVLAYVRSFTKTLRAKTYRAGYYGFSTSSANAVATAADRTDLPGNLWYAKWDNVNTTTTDWPWSSKLYTDHSRAHQYMVNSKETHGGYTITVDRDAWDGPVAITG; encoded by the coding sequence ATGTCCGACAAGCCGCGCAAGCCCGCGCACCGACTCTCCAAGAGGAACCGGTACATCGCCTGGGGTGCGGCCGGTGTAGCGGTCGCCGCGACGGGCGGCATCATCGCGCAGAGCGCGTCGGCGACCACGGTGTGGCCCGCGCAGAAGACATTCACCGGGCTCGCCTTCGACACCTGCACCGCGCCCTCCGCTGCCGCGATGAACGCCTGGAAGGGCGGCTCGTACGGGGCGGCCGCCGTCTACGTCGGTGGCAAGAACCGGGGCTGCTCCCAGCCCAACCTCACCGCGCCCTGGGTCAAGACCGTCACCGCGCAGGGGTGGAAGCTCATCCCGCTGTACGTGGGCGCCCAGCCGTTCTGCCAGACCGGGTCGAGCCCGGAGAAGATGACGGCGTCCAACGCCTCGTCGCTCGGCGCCACCGACGGCGCGGACGCGGTGGCCAAGGCGTCCGCGCTCGGCATGAAGCAGGGCAGCGCGATCTACCTGGACATGGAGTCGTACGACACCAAGAACGTGTCGTGCAACAACGCGGTCCTCGCCTACGTCCGTTCCTTCACCAAGACCCTGCGCGCCAAGACATACCGAGCCGGTTACTACGGTTTCAGCACCTCCAGCGCCAACGCCGTCGCCACCGCCGCCGACCGCACCGACCTGCCGGGCAACCTCTGGTACGCGAAGTGGGACAACGTCAACACGACGACCACCGACTGGCCTTGGTCGAGCAAGCTGTACACCGACCACAGCCGTGCGCATCAGTACATGGTCAACAGCAAGGAAACGCACGGCGGTTACACCATCACCGTCGACCGCGACGCCTGGGACGGCCCGGTCGCCATCACCGGCTGA
- a CDS encoding response regulator has protein sequence MGSEREDRAIRVVVIDDEQLVRSGLRMILGAAPDIEVVADCGGGDAVETVLAQRPDVVMLDIRMPDVDGLTVLSRLGSALGERLPAVTMLTTFDTDEYLATALRSGASGFLLKDTEPEQLARAVRVLAAGGSTLDPAVARTVIGGYVSGADGAERAKLAVGGLTAREREVLRLVGQGLSNAEIAARLHLAHGTVKDHVSALLGKLGGLNRVQAAVIAERAGLVDRSVDDPRPSV, from the coding sequence GTGGGATCGGAACGAGAAGACCGGGCGATCCGTGTGGTCGTCATCGACGACGAGCAGCTGGTCCGCTCGGGCCTTCGCATGATCTTGGGTGCGGCGCCGGACATCGAGGTGGTCGCGGACTGCGGCGGCGGTGACGCGGTGGAGACGGTCCTGGCTCAGCGGCCCGACGTGGTGATGCTGGACATCCGGATGCCGGACGTGGACGGGCTGACCGTCCTGAGCCGGCTCGGCTCGGCCCTGGGGGAGCGGCTGCCCGCCGTCACCATGCTCACCACGTTCGACACGGACGAGTACCTGGCCACGGCCCTGCGCTCGGGCGCCTCCGGGTTCCTCCTGAAGGACACCGAGCCCGAACAGCTCGCCCGGGCGGTCCGCGTACTGGCGGCGGGGGGAAGCACGCTGGACCCCGCCGTGGCCCGTACCGTCATCGGCGGATACGTGAGCGGTGCCGACGGCGCCGAACGCGCGAAGCTCGCCGTCGGCGGCCTCACCGCCCGGGAACGGGAGGTGCTCCGGCTGGTGGGCCAGGGGCTGTCCAACGCGGAGATCGCGGCCCGTCTGCACCTCGCTCACGGGACCGTGAAGGACCATGTGAGCGCGCTTCTCGGGAAACTGGGCGGCCTCAATCGCGTACAGGCCGCCGTCATCGCGGAACGCGCCGGCCTGGTGGACCGGAGCGTGGACGACCCCCGGCCCTCCGTATGA
- a CDS encoding phosphopantetheine-binding protein, protein MTTSEVAFTEESLKTIVVEEFEISATQLTEDATLEELGLDSLGLLELLVAIEAQTHKEISSLDLPISPNTPYHEAARIVTRAVAEAPVVGSGDLVTG, encoded by the coding sequence TTGACCACCTCAGAAGTCGCCTTCACCGAAGAGTCGCTCAAGACGATCGTCGTGGAGGAGTTCGAGATTTCCGCCACCCAACTCACCGAGGACGCCACCCTCGAGGAACTCGGCCTCGATTCGCTGGGGCTTCTGGAACTCCTGGTGGCCATCGAAGCGCAGACCCACAAGGAGATCTCCAGCCTCGACCTGCCGATCTCCCCCAACACGCCGTACCACGAGGCCGCGCGCATCGTCACGCGGGCCGTGGCGGAGGCACCCGTCGTCGGCTCCGGCGACCTGGTCACGGGGTGA
- a CDS encoding beta-ketoacyl-[acyl-carrier-protein] synthase family protein, with product MRIAVTGLGLVTAAGVGVPGTWERLCAGVPTCAPDPDLEGLPVPFACRVPAAPLKAAAPGLAWRTDPFIRFAVAAAREAVADAGLDQSAWDAPRVAVVIGVGSASHDLTPKASAALAARRFQAMSPTLVPRSAPNMAAGYVGMTLGAEGPNLCTSTACASGTTAIGTAALLLRAGMCDIAIAGGSESISPVTSSAFWRMGALSTRTHDPAGASRPFDSDRDGFVLGEGAGVLVLERAADARARRARPYALLTGYGASGDAHHATSPHPEGAGAQRAMHTALADAGLSPQDVDHVNAHATATLLNDRIEAHALHAVFGTPPPVTATKSVLGHALGAAGAIETVVGALTLRHQLIHPTANLDRIDDGIDLDIVTKQARPTRVEAMITTSFGFGGQNAALVLQRC from the coding sequence ATGCGGATCGCCGTCACCGGCCTGGGGCTGGTCACGGCGGCCGGCGTGGGCGTCCCCGGCACCTGGGAGCGGCTGTGCGCGGGCGTACCGACCTGCGCGCCCGACCCCGACCTCGAAGGTCTGCCCGTCCCCTTCGCCTGCCGCGTTCCCGCGGCACCGCTCAAAGCGGCGGCGCCCGGACTCGCCTGGCGTACCGACCCGTTCATCCGGTTCGCCGTGGCCGCCGCCCGCGAGGCCGTCGCCGACGCGGGCCTGGACCAGAGCGCCTGGGACGCGCCCCGCGTGGCCGTCGTCATCGGCGTGGGCAGCGCTTCGCACGACTTGACGCCGAAGGCGAGCGCCGCCCTGGCCGCACGCCGCTTCCAGGCGATGTCGCCCACCCTCGTCCCTCGCAGCGCCCCCAACATGGCCGCGGGTTACGTCGGCATGACGCTGGGCGCCGAGGGGCCCAACCTGTGCACCAGCACGGCCTGTGCCTCGGGAACGACCGCCATCGGCACGGCCGCGTTGCTCCTGCGGGCAGGCATGTGCGACATCGCCATCGCCGGCGGCAGCGAGAGCATCAGCCCCGTCACCTCAAGTGCCTTCTGGCGCATGGGCGCTCTCTCCACCCGCACCCACGATCCGGCCGGCGCGTCCCGCCCCTTCGACTCCGACCGGGACGGATTCGTCCTCGGCGAGGGCGCGGGCGTCCTCGTCCTCGAACGGGCCGCCGATGCCCGCGCCCGCCGGGCCCGCCCCTACGCCCTGCTCACCGGGTACGGGGCGAGCGGCGACGCCCACCACGCCACCTCACCGCACCCCGAGGGCGCCGGCGCGCAGCGCGCGATGCACACCGCCCTCGCGGACGCCGGTCTGTCCCCCCAGGACGTCGACCACGTCAACGCGCACGCCACGGCGACCCTCCTGAACGACCGCATCGAAGCGCACGCGCTCCACGCCGTCTTCGGCACACCGCCGCCGGTCACGGCCACCAAGAGCGTCCTGGGTCACGCCCTGGGGGCCGCCGGAGCCATCGAAACCGTGGTGGGCGCCCTCACCCTGCGCCACCAGCTGATCCATCCGACCGCCAACCTCGACCGGATCGACGACGGCATCGACCTGGACATCGTGACGAAGCAGGCCCGCCCCACCCGCGTCGAAGCGATGATCACCACATCGTTCGGCTTCGGGGGCCAGAACGCGGCGCTGGTCCTGCAACGCTGCTGA
- a CDS encoding VOC family protein has product MLRLTDFIIDCPDTMKLAAFYSEVTGLPVKKDSNEHWAGIRFGEIELAFIQVEDYRAPRWPDSDHPKQFHLDFEVDDIEAEERRILALGATLHRDCVGPEGYGFRVYTDPIGHPFCLCRNKGVVWTDQGPTWPERDQ; this is encoded by the coding sequence ATGCTGCGACTCACCGACTTCATCATCGACTGTCCGGACACCATGAAGCTGGCCGCCTTCTACTCCGAGGTGACGGGGCTCCCGGTCAAGAAGGACAGTAACGAGCACTGGGCCGGGATCCGGTTCGGCGAGATCGAGCTGGCCTTCATTCAGGTGGAGGACTACCGCGCCCCGCGATGGCCCGACAGCGATCACCCCAAGCAGTTCCACCTCGACTTCGAAGTCGATGACATCGAGGCCGAGGAGCGGCGCATCCTGGCCCTCGGCGCGACCCTGCACCGGGACTGCGTCGGCCCCGAAGGCTACGGATTCCGCGTCTACACCGACCCCATCGGCCACCCTTTCTGCCTCTGCCGCAACAAGGGTGTCGTCTGGACCGATCAGGGCCCCACCTGGCCCGAGCGCGACCAGTAG
- a CDS encoding winged helix-turn-helix domain-containing protein: protein MTLTLPRPHRLPTPGPTAPGSASSPVRILRWPEQSQQLDHCRALGIPRLLLVAPTAPPPHCVDELEDWIRTPADPQDLQARQAALQVRVAPRDPVLDRYGILHFADQAVPLGPGEADLVRALLASYRSTVSRDDLTRQMWPQGEAPPRRNALDVRVLRLRRHLAPLGLVIKTVWGKGYMIDVQPDTQAADRRVPGGE, encoded by the coding sequence GTGACTCTCACCCTGCCCCGCCCCCACCGTCTGCCCACCCCCGGCCCCACCGCCCCCGGCAGCGCATCCAGCCCCGTGCGCATCCTGCGCTGGCCCGAGCAGTCGCAGCAGCTCGACCACTGCCGGGCCCTGGGCATCCCCCGCCTGCTGCTCGTCGCGCCGACCGCGCCTCCCCCGCACTGCGTCGACGAGCTCGAGGACTGGATCCGTACCCCCGCCGACCCCCAGGACCTCCAGGCGCGGCAGGCCGCGCTGCAAGTACGGGTGGCGCCCAGGGACCCGGTGCTCGACCGGTACGGAATCCTCCACTTCGCCGACCAGGCGGTGCCGCTGGGGCCGGGCGAGGCCGATCTCGTCCGGGCGCTCCTCGCCTCCTACCGCTCGACCGTCAGCCGCGACGACCTGACGCGGCAGATGTGGCCCCAGGGTGAGGCGCCGCCCCGCCGCAACGCCCTGGACGTACGTGTCCTGCGGCTGCGCAGGCACCTCGCCCCGCTCGGCCTGGTGATCAAAACGGTGTGGGGCAAGGGCTACATGATCGACGTCCAGCCCGACACCCAGGCCGCCGACCGTCGCGTTCCGGGCGGGGAGTGA
- a CDS encoding MFS transporter encodes MAEFMTVEGLPQDVVARVAGLSVRRRWGAALTVCLGLFLLGLDLTVLNVAVPDLRDDLNASMRQTQWIVDAYVLALGGLVLTSGGLTDRLGRRRAFVAGLVVCTVSSAAGGLVHSLGQIIATRAAMGVGAALLMPATLCVITDLFPDPGPRRSAIALWAAVGGLGGACGPVVGGRLVETTSWRAAFWINIPIAVLAIVLALALVPADPPRSSLPRPRFDVPGAVLSASGLLVLVWTVIESPGRGWTDPLTLGAYAVAGLLLAGFLVVEHRSAAPVLPLTLVRPARVSTAAVALAMMSFALFGALFVITLYLQGVLGYTPWQAGVRVLPLPGGLMAGAAISLWVTSCRGEKTGVLLGLITVVGAFGFLSYTSAESGYGRLLVFLVLSGAGAGLTAATTTACVMNGVPPSHAGLGSSVNDATRQVGAALGVAVQGSLLSSAYTSHLDDTFAHAASPLPLTSSTRPTTCCRQRRLPTGYRREHVSGCARRRRTRSYTGCRMRRSPRPP; translated from the coding sequence ATGGCTGAATTCATGACGGTCGAGGGCCTCCCCCAGGACGTGGTGGCACGAGTGGCCGGGCTGTCGGTTCGGCGCCGGTGGGGGGCCGCGCTCACCGTGTGTCTGGGACTCTTTCTGCTCGGGCTGGATCTGACCGTACTGAATGTGGCCGTCCCCGATCTGCGGGACGACCTGAACGCGAGCATGCGGCAGACCCAGTGGATCGTGGACGCGTATGTGCTGGCCCTGGGCGGTCTGGTGCTGACCAGCGGCGGACTCACGGACCGCCTGGGACGTCGACGCGCCTTCGTGGCGGGCCTTGTCGTCTGCACCGTTTCCTCGGCCGCGGGCGGCCTCGTCCACTCCCTCGGACAGATCATCGCCACCCGCGCCGCCATGGGGGTGGGCGCCGCTCTGCTGATGCCGGCGACGTTGTGCGTCATCACCGACCTCTTTCCCGATCCCGGGCCGCGCCGGAGCGCGATCGCCCTGTGGGCGGCGGTCGGCGGTCTGGGCGGCGCCTGCGGCCCCGTGGTCGGCGGCCGGCTGGTGGAGACGACGTCCTGGCGTGCCGCCTTCTGGATCAACATCCCCATCGCCGTCCTCGCCATCGTCCTGGCGCTGGCACTCGTGCCCGCCGACCCACCCCGCTCCTCCCTCCCTCGACCCCGTTTCGACGTGCCGGGCGCCGTCCTTTCGGCGAGCGGGCTGCTCGTCCTGGTGTGGACCGTCATCGAGAGTCCCGGCCGTGGCTGGACCGATCCGCTCACGCTCGGCGCGTACGCGGTGGCGGGGCTGCTGCTGGCCGGGTTCCTCGTCGTGGAACACCGCAGCGCCGCCCCGGTTCTGCCGTTGACGCTGGTGCGACCGGCGCGGGTCAGCACCGCGGCCGTGGCGCTGGCCATGATGTCGTTCGCCCTGTTCGGCGCGCTCTTCGTCATCACCCTGTATCTCCAGGGGGTGTTGGGTTACACGCCGTGGCAGGCGGGGGTGCGGGTGCTGCCCCTGCCGGGCGGGCTCATGGCGGGCGCGGCGATCTCCCTGTGGGTCACATCCTGCCGCGGTGAGAAGACAGGCGTGCTACTGGGGCTGATCACCGTGGTGGGGGCGTTCGGCTTCCTGTCGTACACGTCCGCCGAATCCGGCTACGGACGTCTGCTGGTCTTCCTCGTCCTGAGCGGTGCCGGTGCGGGACTGACCGCCGCGACCACAACCGCCTGTGTCATGAACGGCGTTCCACCGTCGCACGCCGGGCTCGGGTCGTCGGTCAACGACGCCACCCGTCAGGTCGGTGCCGCGCTCGGCGTCGCCGTACAGGGCTCACTGCTGTCCAGCGCGTACACCAGTCACCTCGACGACACGTTCGCGCACGCCGCCTCGCCGCTCCCCCTCACGTCGTCAACGCGTCCGACAACGTGCTGTCGGCAGCGGCGATTGCCCACCGGCTACCGCCGGGAGCACGTGAGCGGCTGCGCGCGGCGGCGGCGGACGCGTTCGTACACGGGATGTCGCATGCGGCGCTCGCCGCGGCCGCCGTGA